The Cheilinus undulatus linkage group 2, ASM1832078v1, whole genome shotgun sequence genome has a window encoding:
- the si:dkey-54n8.4 gene encoding coiled-coil domain-containing protein 92, producing MGDESSLSRQIESVERSMVFLRQEHLTLLHGLHLEILSLQKRCSELTNELKVKPPGRSQIELQEEEELLEAQYRQMENRLAERESTLGELHKELSHKGVLVGALRANLKEKERHFLEELKRRSHCSTILNTELQKQTEAAAYLSFQLHAARQKLHHQRMQQRQGLLSRANSQGSQYGAEQNSVSSPLMPSGASPSSPVVKPKRKSVRASSRVERARECVPIEKVLGPAEPTAMPDPALFLHPRRHRARSRHTAAQRQPSLGLEKEDEEEGGGEGPVEPQEEAAKLVSSAAAPPAAETKAD from the exons ATGGGGGATGAGAGCAGCCTGTCCCGGCAGatagagagtgtggagaggagcaTGGTCTTCCTCAGACAGGAACACCTCACTTTACTCCATGGCCTCCATCTGGAGATCCTCTCCTTGCAGAAACGATGCTCAG AGCTGACAAATGAGCTGAAGGTGAAGCCTCCAGGCAGAAGCCAAATAG AGCTACAGGAAGAAGAGGAGCTCCTGGAGGCCCAATACCGACAGATGGAAAACCGTCTGGCCGAGCGGGAGAGCACCTTAGGAGAGCTTCATAAGGAGCTGAGTCATAAGGGGGTTCTGGTGGGAGCCCTCAGAGCCAATCTCAAGGAAAAGGAGCGCCATTTCCTAGAGGAGCTTAAACGCCGCAGCCACTGCTCCACCATCCTCaacacagagctgcagaaacaaacagaggCAGCAGCGTACCTCTCCTTCCAGCTGCACGCTGCCAGGCAGAAACTACACCACCAGCGGATGCAGCAGAGGCAGGGACTCCTCAGCAGAGCCAACAGCCAGGGGTCCCAGTATGGTGCTGAGCAGAACTCCGTTTCCTCTCCACTGATGCCATCAGGAGCTTCCCCTTCCTCCCCTGTGGTCAAACCTAAGCGTAAGAGTGTGAGGGCATCTTCGAGAGTAGAGCGTGCCCGCGAGTGTGTGCCTATAGAGAAAGTGCTGGGCCCCGCAGAGCCCACGGCCATGCCTGACCCTGCGCTCTTCCTCCACCCACGAAGGCACAGGGCTCGCTCTCGGCACACTGCGGCACAGAGACAGCCTTCGCTTGGCCTGGagaaggaggatgaggaggaaggaggaggggaggggccAGTGGAGCCCCAGGAAGAAGCTGCAAAACTGGTTTCTTCAGCTGCAGCGCCCCCTGCTGCTGAAACCAAAGCAGATTAA